The sequence GTGAAATGGCACATCAGGACTTAGGTCTGAAGTTACTTGAAAGAGTCGCTGAAGATTTAAAAGAACTGTCAAATGTCGAACAGCGCCCTAAGAAAGAAGGACGTCAAATGACAATGGTTTTAGCTCCGGTCAGTAAAAAATAACTACATAAACTTTCAATGCGGAGTTGTTAATTCAATGCCTAAATTAAAAAACCATAGTGGTGCTGCTAAACGTTTTAAACGTACTGGTAGCGGAAAATTCAAGCGCTCACAAGCTTTCACTAGTCATATCCTGACCAAGAAAAGCACTAAGCGTAAACGTCAATTACGTTCTACTCTGACAATCTGTAAAGCAGATCACATGTCAGTTCGTAAGATGTTGCCAAACCTGTAATTGAGGGAGTTTTCTAATGCCTAGAGTAAAACGCGGCGTCACAGCACGTGCTCGCCATAAAAAAGTTCTTGATCAAGCTAAAGGGTATTACGGTCGCCGTAAGAATGTATACCGTGTAGCTGTCCAAGCTGTTACAAAAGCAGGTCAATATGCTTATCGTGACCGTCGTCAGAAAAAACGTAATTTCCGTACTTTATGGATTGCGCGTATCAATGCTGCTGCACGTGAGTGTGGAATGTCTTACAGCAGAATGATCGATGGTCTGAAAAAAGCCTCTATCGAAATCGATCGTAAAGTGCTGGCCGATATCGCTGTACATGACGAAGCTGCATTTGCTGCACTTGCAGAAAAAGCGAAAGCTGCACTGGCAAACTAAATCGTTGGTTTATTGATTAAACCTACGTGTTTGCATGTAAGTAGAAAAGGGCCGCCAAAACGGCCCTTTTTTGTTTCTGAATATTGTTCCTCAGACGGGGGTAATAATGGCTGAACTGGATACACAGTTACAAGCTTTAAACGACATTGTTGAGTCTGCTAAAACGGCAATTGCACAAGCGAATGATAATCGGGCTTTAGATAACGTTCGCGTTGAATTTTTAGGTAAAAAAGGCAAAATCACGGCTTACCTTAAAGATTTAGCCAATGTGGGCGTTGAAGAAAGACCCATTATCGGTAAATCGGTAAACATAGCTAAACAAGATGTCTCTGCACTGATCGATGCGAGAAATAAAACCTTGTCTGAAATGGCGATGCAAGCCGCTTTAGCCGCAGAAACAGTCGACGTTACCTTACCTGGTCGTAATAGTGAGATTGGTGGTTTACACCCGGTAACACGCACATTACAACGTATTGAACGTTACTTTAAGAATATTGGCTTTGATGTGGCTGAAGGCCCTGAAATTGAAGATGGCCATCACAACTTTACTGCCCTCAATATTCCTGAGCATCATCCCGCGCGTGCGATGCACGATACATTTTATTTTGATGCCGATAAATTATTAAGAACACACACATCACCGGTTCAAATCCGGGTGATGGAAGAAGAACAGCCGCCATTACGTTTGATTGCACCAGGCAGAGTTTATCGCTGTGACTCAGACTTAACGCATACGCCGATGTTTCATCAGATTGAAGGGCTGATGGTGGATGAAAATATCAGCTTTACTGATCTGAAAGGCATCTTGTCAGACTTCTTGCAGGCTTTCTTTGAGAAACCTTTAAAAGTGCGTTTTCGCCCCTCTTATTTTCCGTTTACTGAGCCTTCAGCTGAAGCGGATATCGAGTGCGTTATCTGCGGCGGGGAAGGATGTCGAGTTTGTAGCCATACCGGCTGGATTGAAATATTAGGCTGCGGTATGGTTCATCCGAACGTATTCAAACACGTCAATATTGATAGTGAAAAGTATTTAGGCTTTGCGTTTGGCTTAGGCGTTGAACGGATGGCGA is a genomic window of Methylophaga thalassica containing:
- the pheS gene encoding phenylalanine--tRNA ligase subunit alpha, yielding MAELDTQLQALNDIVESAKTAIAQANDNRALDNVRVEFLGKKGKITAYLKDLANVGVEERPIIGKSVNIAKQDVSALIDARNKTLSEMAMQAALAAETVDVTLPGRNSEIGGLHPVTRTLQRIERYFKNIGFDVAEGPEIEDGHHNFTALNIPEHHPARAMHDTFYFDADKLLRTHTSPVQIRVMEEEQPPLRLIAPGRVYRCDSDLTHTPMFHQIEGLMVDENISFTDLKGILSDFLQAFFEKPLKVRFRPSYFPFTEPSAEADIECVICGGEGCRVCSHTGWIEILGCGMVHPNVFKHVNIDSEKYLGFAFGLGVERMAMLRYGVNDLRMFFENDLRFLKQFS
- the rpmI gene encoding 50S ribosomal protein L35; the protein is MPKLKNHSGAAKRFKRTGSGKFKRSQAFTSHILTKKSTKRKRQLRSTLTICKADHMSVRKMLPNL
- the rplT gene encoding 50S ribosomal protein L20, translated to MPRVKRGVTARARHKKVLDQAKGYYGRRKNVYRVAVQAVTKAGQYAYRDRRQKKRNFRTLWIARINAAARECGMSYSRMIDGLKKASIEIDRKVLADIAVHDEAAFAALAEKAKAALAN